In Aphelocoma coerulescens isolate FSJ_1873_10779 chromosome 25, UR_Acoe_1.0, whole genome shotgun sequence, a genomic segment contains:
- the SLC25A44 gene encoding solute carrier family 25 member 44: MEDKRNIPIIEWEHLDKRKFYVLGICMTMMIRVSVYPFTLIRTRLQVQKGKSLYNGTFDAFVKILRTEGTAGLYRGFLVNTFTLISGQCYVTTYELTRKYVSRYNNNNAVKSLVAGGSASLVAQSITVPIDVVSQHLMMQRKGESMGRFKVQNQDGKRLLVFGQTKDIIVQIFKADGFRGFYRGYVASLLTYIPNSAVWWPFYHFYAEQLSSLTPKDCPHLLLQAISGPLAAATASTLTNPMDVVRARVQVEGKSSIILTFKQLIAEEGPWGLTKGLSARIISATPSTIVIVVGYETLKKLSLRPELVDSRHW; encoded by the exons ATGGAGGACAAACGCAACATCCCCATCATTGAGTGGGAGCACCTGGACAAAAGGAAATTCTATGTGCTTGGGATTTGCATGACTATGATGATCCGGGTGAGCGTTTACCCCTTCACACTCATCCGGACGCGGTTGCAGGTTCAGAAGGGCAAGAGCCTTTACAACGGGACCTTTGATGCCTTTGTGAAAATCCTGCGGACAGAAGGGACGGCTGGGCTCTACCGTGGCTTTTTGGTCAACACCTTCACCCTGATCTCAGGACAGTGCTACGTGACAACGTACGAGCTCACTCGCAAGTACGTGTCACGGTACAACAACAACAACGCCGTGAAGTCTCTGGTGGCCGGCGGCTCGGCCTCCCTGGTGGCCCAGAGCATCACAGTGCCCATTGATGTCGTCTCCCAGCACCTCATGATGCAGAGGAAGGGGGAGAGCATGGGCAGGTTCAAGGTGCAGAACCAAGACGGCAAGCGGCTGCTGGTCTTTGGCCAAACCAAGGACATCATTGTACAGATTTTCAAGGCCGACGGTTTTAGAGGCTTCTACAGGGGCTATGTGGCCTCGCTGCTCACTTATATTCCCAACAGTGCGGTCTGGTGGCCCTTCTACCACTTCTATGCTG AACAGCTTTCGAGTTTGACTCCTAAAGACTGTCCCCATCTCCTTCTGCAAGCGATATCGGGGCCACTTGCGGCTGCAACAGCTTCCACACTCACCAACCCCATGGATGTGGTGAGGGCGCGGGTCCAG GTGGAAGGCAAGAGCTCCATCATTCTCACCTTCAAACAGCTCATTGCAGAGGAAGGTCCCTGGGGGCTGACTAAAGGCCTCTCTGCCCGCATCATTTCGGCCACTCCTTCCACCATCGTCATCGTGGTGGGGTATGAAACGCTGAAGAAGCTGAGCCTGCGCCCAGAGCTGGTGGACTCAAGGCACTGGTAG